The Xanthomonas fragariae genome has a segment encoding these proteins:
- a CDS encoding adenine phosphoribosyltransferase — MTDCSRCAGTNSSGTNHWSDRIRDIADFPKPGIVFKDITPLLSDGPDFASALDEMAQPWRTTPLDAVLGIEARGFILGAALARELRTGFVPVRKPGKLPGRTLIQEYELEYGTDRIEMHEDALPHGARVLIVDDVLATGGTLRAALGLAAQLELEIVGAAVLVELQALQGREKWANDVPLLATLSC; from the coding sequence ATGACTGACTGCAGCCGCTGTGCCGGCACCAACTCTTCCGGAACCAACCATTGGTCGGACCGGATCCGCGACATCGCCGATTTTCCCAAGCCGGGCATCGTCTTCAAGGACATCACCCCGCTGCTTTCCGACGGCCCGGACTTCGCCTCGGCGCTGGACGAAATGGCCCAGCCCTGGCGCACCACGCCGCTGGATGCTGTGCTGGGCATCGAAGCACGTGGTTTCATTCTGGGTGCGGCCCTGGCGCGCGAACTGCGCACCGGTTTTGTGCCGGTGCGTAAGCCGGGCAAGCTGCCCGGGCGGACGTTGATCCAGGAGTATGAGTTGGAATACGGCACCGACCGCATCGAAATGCACGAAGACGCGCTACCGCACGGTGCCCGCGTGCTGATCGTCGACGACGTGCTGGCGACCGGCGGTACCTTGCGCGCGGCCTTGGGCCTGGCTGCACAGCTGGAGCTGGAAATCGTTGGCGCCGCGGTACTGGTCGAGTTGCAGGCGCTGCAGGGCCGTGAGAAGTGGGCCAACGACGTGCCGCTGCTGGCGACGCTGTCTTGCTGA
- a CDS encoding protein adenylyltransferase SelO, with protein sequence MIKMQFDNRLRQQLPGDPERGARRREVSAAWSAVLPTPVAAPRVIAYSAEVTQRLGLDETEIASVQFAEVFGGNALYPGMQPWAVNYGGHQFGHWAGQLGDGRAISLGEVLGVDGGRYELQLKGAGPTPYSRGADGRAVLRSSIREFLCSEAMHHLGVPTTRALSLVTTGDAVVRDMFYDGRPQHERGAIVCRVAPSFIRFGNFELPSARGDIALLRQWVDFTIARDFPELQGAGQALYAAWFAQVCERTAVMVAHWMRVGFVHGVMNTDNMSILGLTIDYGPYGWLDDYDPDWTPNTTDAQGRRYRFGTQPQVAYWNLGRLAQALAPLFSDQAPLRQALDRFGDTYLACDRRNTAAKLGLAECRDEDLKLIDALRALMREAEMDMTLTFRGLIDLSPEHPDPTQLRDAFYDENKRIADAPQLQQWLHRYAARLLQDTLSPDQRRSRMRLANPRYVLRNYLAQQAIDRAEQGDPSGVQELLEVMQYPYDDQPGCEAFAARRPDWARDRAGCSMLSCSS encoded by the coding sequence ATGATAAAGATGCAATTCGACAATCGCCTGCGCCAGCAACTACCTGGCGATCCGGAACGAGGCGCACGCCGTCGCGAAGTGAGCGCTGCCTGGTCGGCAGTGTTGCCGACGCCGGTGGCCGCGCCGCGTGTGATCGCATATTCGGCTGAAGTGACCCAGCGACTTGGGCTGGACGAAACCGAGATTGCCAGCGTCCAGTTTGCCGAGGTATTCGGTGGCAATGCGCTGTATCCGGGCATGCAGCCCTGGGCGGTCAACTACGGCGGGCACCAATTCGGGCATTGGGCGGGGCAGCTCGGCGACGGGCGGGCGATCTCGTTGGGCGAAGTGCTAGGCGTCGACGGTGGCCGCTACGAATTGCAGCTCAAGGGCGCCGGCCCTACGCCGTACTCGCGCGGTGCCGATGGTCGTGCCGTGTTGCGCTCATCGATCCGCGAATTCCTGTGCAGCGAGGCCATGCATCATCTAGGCGTGCCGACCACGCGTGCGTTGAGTCTGGTGACGACTGGTGATGCAGTGGTGCGCGATATGTTCTATGACGGCCGGCCGCAGCACGAGCGCGGCGCGATCGTGTGCCGGGTGGCGCCGTCGTTCATCCGCTTCGGCAATTTCGAATTGCCCAGTGCGCGCGGCGATATCGCACTGCTACGGCAATGGGTGGATTTCACCATCGCGCGCGATTTCCCCGAACTGCAAGGCGCCGGCCAGGCGCTCTACGCGGCATGGTTTGCGCAGGTCTGCGAGCGCACTGCGGTGATGGTGGCGCACTGGATGCGGGTGGGGTTCGTACATGGTGTGATGAATACCGACAACATGTCGATCCTGGGATTGACCATCGATTACGGCCCCTACGGCTGGCTCGATGATTACGATCCCGACTGGACTCCGAACACCACCGATGCGCAAGGCCGCCGCTATCGCTTCGGCACCCAGCCACAAGTGGCGTACTGGAACCTTGGCCGGCTGGCGCAGGCGCTGGCGCCGCTGTTTTCCGACCAGGCGCCGCTGCGGCAGGCGCTGGATCGGTTTGGCGATACCTACCTGGCCTGTGACCGACGCAATACCGCCGCTAAGCTGGGTCTGGCCGAATGCCGCGATGAGGATCTGAAGTTGATCGATGCGTTGCGCGCGCTGATGCGCGAGGCCGAGATGGACATGACGCTGACATTCCGTGGCCTGATCGACCTGTCGCCCGAACATCCGGACCCTACGCAACTGCGCGATGCGTTCTATGACGAAAACAAGCGCATTGCAGATGCGCCGCAGTTGCAGCAATGGCTGCATCGCTACGCTGCGCGGCTGCTGCAAGATACTTTGTCGCCAGACCAGCGGCGCTCGCGCATGCGCCTGGCCAACCCGCGCTACGTGCTGCGCAATTATCTGGCGCAGCAGGCGATCGATCGTGCCGAACAGGGCGATCCGTCGGGGGTGCAGGAGTTGCTCGAGGTCATGCAATACCCATACGACGACCAGCCAGGCTGCGAGGCGTTTGCTGCACGTCGGCCTGACTGGGCGCGCGATCGTGCCGGCTGCTCAATGCTGTCTTGCAGTTCCTGA
- a CDS encoding alpha/beta hydrolase: protein MPLCPSDWFRFTLLLMGSLTMTACSSAFFNGINAASSRAGVIERPNQVFDSSHGLSLDVYQPRGASDAPIVVFFYGGTWKRGKRSNYRWVGRSLARQGIVAIVADYRKYPQVGLQGFMSDVAGATAWAYRHGYDYGGDPKQLAVMGHSAGAHLAVLLGTDSHWLNEQGMTPRELCGVVGLAGPYTFLPLTDPELMEIFSDTAAAADPISHVDGDEPPMLLLHGADDKVVAPQNSIALQAALQRADGTGLLKLYPHVGHIRLVLSLRKPMAHSPVLHDTVQFLRQCRAH from the coding sequence ATGCCTCTCTGCCCTTCCGACTGGTTCCGCTTCACACTGTTGTTGATGGGCTCGCTTACCATGACTGCCTGCAGCAGCGCATTCTTTAACGGCATCAACGCCGCGTCTAGCCGCGCCGGAGTCATCGAACGCCCAAACCAGGTTTTCGACTCTTCTCACGGTCTTTCATTGGATGTGTACCAACCGCGGGGGGCCAGCGATGCGCCAATAGTGGTCTTCTTCTATGGCGGCACATGGAAACGTGGCAAGCGCAGCAATTATCGCTGGGTAGGACGTTCGCTGGCGCGCCAGGGCATCGTCGCGATCGTTGCCGACTACCGCAAATATCCACAGGTCGGCCTACAAGGCTTCATGTCCGATGTCGCTGGCGCTACCGCATGGGCATACCGCCATGGATACGACTATGGCGGAGATCCGAAGCAACTTGCGGTGATGGGTCACTCGGCAGGCGCGCATCTTGCTGTGTTGCTGGGCACCGATAGCCATTGGCTAAACGAACAAGGGATGACACCACGCGAGCTTTGCGGCGTCGTGGGCCTGGCTGGTCCGTATACATTCCTACCATTGACCGACCCAGAGCTTATGGAGATATTCAGCGACACAGCCGCCGCTGCCGATCCCATCAGCCATGTAGACGGCGACGAGCCTCCGATGCTGCTGCTCCACGGTGCAGACGACAAGGTCGTGGCGCCCCAGAACAGTATTGCGCTGCAAGCAGCCCTACAGCGCGCGGACGGCACAGGGCTACTCAAACTTTATCCCCACGTGGGCCACATACGACTTGTTCTTTCGCTGCGAAAGCCGATGGCCCATTCGCCGGTTTTGCACGATACCGTGCAGTTCCTTCGGCAATGTCGCGCGCACTGA
- a CDS encoding cold-shock protein → MSDESRQSGVVKWFNDAKGFGFITPNDQSPDLFVHFRAIQGTGFKSLQEGQKVTFIAVQGQKGMQADQVQVVA, encoded by the coding sequence ATGTCAGATGAAAGTCGTCAGAGCGGTGTCGTGAAGTGGTTCAATGATGCCAAGGGCTTCGGTTTTATTACCCCGAATGATCAAAGCCCGGATCTGTTCGTGCATTTCCGTGCCATCCAGGGCACCGGCTTCAAGTCGCTGCAGGAAGGCCAGAAGGTCACCTTCATCGCCGTGCAGGGCCAGAAGGGCATGCAGGCTGATCAGGTGCAGGTGGTAGCTTAA
- a CDS encoding YaeQ family protein, with the protein MALTATVRRAELQISDMDRGYYANHSLTLAQHPSETDERLMVRLLAFALFADDRLEFGRGLSNDDEPDLWRRDYTGDPDLWIDLGQPDESRVRKACNRSREAVVIGYGGQATETWWKKHANAFGRHRNLRVIELESQATEALGALIQRGMRLDVIIQDGEVQMLADHGSVTLTPMVRQAPAE; encoded by the coding sequence ATGGCTCTTACCGCCACCGTCCGCAGGGCGGAACTTCAGATCAGCGACATGGACCGCGGCTACTACGCCAACCATTCGCTAACCCTGGCCCAACACCCTTCCGAAACCGACGAGCGCCTGATGGTGCGGCTGCTGGCGTTTGCGCTGTTTGCCGACGACCGCCTGGAATTCGGCCGTGGCCTCAGCAACGACGACGAGCCAGACCTGTGGCGGCGCGACTACACCGGCGATCCGGATCTGTGGATCGACCTCGGCCAGCCAGATGAAAGCCGCGTGCGCAAGGCCTGTAACCGTTCACGCGAGGCAGTGGTCATCGGCTACGGCGGCCAAGCCACCGAAACTTGGTGGAAGAAACACGCCAATGCATTCGGCAGGCATCGTAATCTGCGCGTCATCGAGCTCGAATCGCAGGCCACCGAAGCATTGGGCGCATTAATCCAGCGCGGCATGCGCTTGGACGTGATCATCCAGGATGGCGAAGTTCAGATGCTGGCCGACCACGGCAGCGTCACCCTGACCCCGATGGTGCGGCAAGCGCCTGCTGAATGA
- the dbpA gene encoding ATP-dependent RNA helicase DbpA: MNEFSALPLSPALGPGIDALGYTVLTPIQAQSLPPILQGLDVIAQAPTGSGKTAAFGLGLLQRLDPALTRAQALVLCPTRELADQVGKQLRKLATGIPNMKLVVLTGGMPLGPQLASLEAHDPQVVVGTPGRIQELARKRALHLGGVRTLVLDEADRMLDMGFEEPIREIASRCDKHRQSLLFSATFPDIIRTLAREILKDPIEITVEGADNAPEIDQQFFEVDPTYRQKAVAGLLLRFNPESSVVFCNTRKEVDEVAGSLQEFGFSALALHGDMEQRDRDEVLVRFVNRSCNVLVASDVAARGLDVEDLSAVVNYELPTDTETYRHRIGRTARAGKRGLALSLVASRETGRAQALEAEQGLPLNWSRAPLATARPAQLPQAAMTTLRIDGGKTDKLRAGDILGALTGEAGLSGAAIGKIAIYPTRSYVAIARVHVDKALGHLHTGKIKGRRFRVNKL; encoded by the coding sequence ATGAACGAATTCTCCGCGCTGCCGCTGTCGCCGGCCCTGGGCCCCGGCATCGACGCCCTTGGCTACACCGTCCTTACTCCTATCCAGGCGCAGAGCCTGCCGCCGATCCTGCAAGGGCTAGACGTCATCGCCCAGGCGCCCACCGGCAGCGGCAAGACCGCCGCCTTCGGGCTGGGCCTGCTGCAAAGGCTCGATCCAGCGCTAACCCGCGCGCAGGCACTGGTGCTGTGCCCTACCCGCGAATTGGCCGATCAGGTCGGCAAGCAGTTGCGCAAGCTGGCCACCGGCATTCCCAACATGAAGTTGGTGGTGCTCACAGGCGGCATGCCGCTGGGCCCGCAACTGGCATCGCTGGAAGCGCACGACCCGCAAGTAGTGGTCGGCACGCCCGGGCGCATCCAGGAGCTAGCCCGCAAGCGCGCGCTGCATCTGGGCGGCGTGCGTACCCTGGTGCTGGACGAAGCCGACCGCATGCTCGACATGGGCTTCGAAGAGCCGATCCGCGAGATCGCCAGCCGCTGCGACAAACATCGCCAGAGCCTGCTGTTTTCGGCCACATTCCCGGACATCATCCGCACGCTCGCGCGCGAGATATTGAAGGATCCGATCGAAATCACCGTCGAAGGCGCCGACAACGCGCCGGAAATCGATCAGCAATTCTTCGAGGTCGACCCAACCTATCGGCAGAAAGCCGTTGCCGGCCTGCTGCTGCGCTTCAATCCCGAATCCAGCGTGGTGTTCTGCAATACCCGCAAGGAAGTGGACGAAGTGGCTGGTTCGCTGCAGGAGTTCGGCTTCTCCGCGCTCGCCCTGCATGGCGATATGGAACAGCGCGATCGCGACGAAGTGCTGGTGCGCTTCGTCAACCGCAGCTGCAACGTGCTGGTGGCCAGCGATGTGGCCGCACGCGGGCTGGACGTGGAAGACCTCTCGGCGGTGGTCAATTACGAATTGCCCACCGACACCGAAACCTACCGTCATCGCATTGGCCGCACCGCGCGCGCCGGCAAGCGCGGGTTGGCGCTCAGTCTGGTGGCCTCGCGCGAGACTGGGCGCGCGCAGGCACTGGAGGCCGAACAAGGCCTGCCGTTGAACTGGTCGCGTGCTCCATTGGCAACTGCCCGCCCTGCACAACTACCGCAGGCAGCGATGACCACCTTGCGCATCGACGGCGGCAAGACCGACAAGCTGCGCGCCGGCGACATCCTAGGCGCATTGACCGGCGAAGCCGGACTCTCGGGTGCGGCGATCGGCAAGATCGCGATCTACCCCACTCGTTCCTACGTCGCTATCGCGCGCGTGCATGTGGACAAGGCGCTGGGGCATCTGCATACAGGCAAGATCAAGGGACGCCGGTTCCGGGTCAACAAACTCTAG
- a CDS encoding glutathione S-transferase, translated as MITVHHLNNSRSQRVLWLLEELALPYQIVRHVRDPKTMLAPPALRAIHPLGKSPVIVDGDLTVAESGAILEYLTERYDTECALSPSPRPLESPERLQFRYWMHYAEGSAMLPLLMTLILGSIRSAPMPFFAKPIARAIVDKAMSGFVDPQLKLHLEWMEQSLQAREWFAGERFTAADIQMSFPVQAAAARGGRLEKYPRLQVFLERIQARPAYRAALKKGGPFELMGSRLAD; from the coding sequence ATGATCACTGTCCACCATCTCAACAACTCCCGTTCCCAGCGCGTGCTATGGCTGCTGGAGGAACTAGCGCTGCCATACCAGATCGTACGTCATGTACGCGACCCAAAGACCATGCTAGCGCCGCCGGCGCTGCGCGCGATTCATCCGCTCGGAAAATCGCCGGTGATTGTCGATGGCGATCTGACCGTGGCCGAATCCGGCGCGATCCTGGAATACCTGACCGAACGCTACGACACCGAATGCGCGCTGTCGCCATCGCCGCGTCCGCTGGAGTCGCCTGAGCGTTTGCAGTTTCGCTACTGGATGCACTACGCCGAAGGCTCGGCAATGTTGCCGTTGCTGATGACGTTGATCTTGGGGAGCATTCGCAGTGCGCCGATGCCGTTCTTCGCCAAACCCATCGCGCGTGCGATCGTCGACAAGGCGATGTCGGGCTTTGTTGACCCCCAGCTCAAACTGCATCTGGAGTGGATGGAGCAGTCGCTGCAGGCGCGCGAATGGTTCGCCGGCGAACGCTTTACCGCCGCCGACATTCAGATGAGCTTTCCGGTGCAGGCTGCCGCGGCGCGTGGCGGTCGGCTGGAGAAATATCCGCGTTTGCAGGTGTTTCTTGAGCGAATCCAAGCGCGTCCCGCCTACCGGGCTGCGCTGAAGAAGGGTGGTCCGTTCGAGCTGATGGGAAGCAGGCTTGCTGACTGA